A single genomic interval of Helianthus annuus cultivar XRQ/B chromosome 6, HanXRQr2.0-SUNRISE, whole genome shotgun sequence harbors:
- the LOC110945045 gene encoding uncharacterized mitochondrial protein AtMg00810-like, translating into MVGNNSKKIQEIKQCLHEKFSIKDLGELKYFLGIKVAKTSRGLVLSQRKYTLDILEDSGKGGCRPSFFPIEQNLKLTMDDKESKVDASNYRRLIGRLLYLQATRPDIAYSVCVGPSSEPPGCCV; encoded by the coding sequence aTGGTTGGTAATAATTCCAAGAAGATACAAGAAATCAAGCAATGTTTGCATGAAAAGTTTAGCATCAAAGACCTAGGTGAACTGAAGTATTTCCTTGGCATCAAAGTGGCAAAAACCTCTCGTGGTCTTGTTTTGAGCCAACGAAAGTATACTCTTGACATCTTGGAAGATAGTGGTAAGGGAGGATGTCGGCCGTCTTTCTTTCCAATTGAACAAAATCTAAAGCTTACTATGGACGACAAAGAATCTAAGGTTGATGCTAGTAACTATCGGCGACTCATTGGGCGATTATTATACCTTCAGGCCACTCGTCCAGATATAGCCTACTCGGTTTGTGTCGGACCCTCGTCAGAACCACCTGGATGCTGTGTTTAG